A segment of the Gossypium hirsutum isolate 1008001.06 chromosome D10, Gossypium_hirsutum_v2.1, whole genome shotgun sequence genome:
TGGACTGTGTTTAAGTGTTAGATACTTTTAATTGCAtgtggaagggttgtgtttggtggtttggtagGTGCAGGATGTGGAGAAAGATATAAATGAGAGAAGGTTTGTTGGGGAAAAAGGTTGGATAGTTTGCCAACTTGTATACAATGGCAATTCTAGGAAGATGACCGAGTCAACACTTAATGAATATCAGTCTCAGCCCAACTTTACTTGTACCAAAAAAATCTGTCTAAAAAAGATGAGAAGATATCATGGGATATttggatttaccctagggaaaaaaattataaaaagtcaaaggaggaaaccctaaagggggcaaacaaaaagaagaagagagatcCTTAGGTGAACACAAAAAAGTGGAGATCCAGAGGCAACAATAAATATCATGAGCAgttggatttaccctagggaaaaagattataaaaaaCCAAAAGAGGAAACCCTAAAGGGggcaaacaaaaaaagaagaaagatccTTAGGCGAACACAAAAGAGTGTGGAGATCCGGAGGCAACAATAGAAGGTAGCAGCTGAGTAGAGAATGAAAGAGGAAGCTGAAGGTAGTCCCTCTCAGCCACCACAGGACACTGTGTTACTGGATTGCAGATTGGTTTGGCGACAACCATCTTCctaagttcttccattatttcttattatgttcTCCCATAAATTGATTTGATCAAAACGATGTTGGATACTATTTTGAACTGAAATTTTAATCTCCAACCCATGaattaaatctcatagggttgggattacatgatggaacttttatttcctttaatggttgaagcatatatttgatttaatctactgtttcattcaattgtttttatttcctAACTGTATGTGTATACTATTTTGAACTGAAATTTTAATCTCCAACCCATGaattaaatctcatagggtttagattacatgatcaaacttttatttcctttaatagttgaagcatatatttgatttaatctactgtttcattcaattgtttttatttcgtAACTGTATGTGTACATTCTTTAGACATAGATGAGTGTGCAGTATGCCCATAAATTAAATCTAGTTCTGAAAAGGTTAGATTAGTtggattgaaattgaatgataataGTGGGTATTAGACCGAATACTGCAccaaactctagacatagagcagcgTTTGTATAGAATGAAGACAAAACAAGTGTCGTGCTAGGGCCTATAGACACATGCCAGGTAACTTGAGATCTcgctctcgaaagaagcaggtCACTTTAAGTCTCTTCTAGGCAGTAGGTTAAGTACGATTTTGCTGAGGCATTATTGAAAGTAAGGGTGaattcttagtaatcccaaccttccaatCAACATTGTAGACCTTCTATCCTTTGTCGTAGTATCTTTGCCATagcattcttagttatttatttattcgctCGCATTTTATTCACGTAATTATTGTCgtaattgccattgcatttttTTACTCTTGCTTTGCCTTAACATTTTCCAATATTAGTGAATATACATTTTGCACTtatccttattattttaatttaccacTACGTAATTAACTCGgttttgccataacattaatcatGATGATAACTTGACTATTTCTATACATAATCCGATCACTGTGaagacgatctcacttatcactttattacttgattcgacgtgtatactgtcacaatttgcatatcatattcacacgtgACAGTGTTACCGAGTTCCTTGTCTCACTATGACATTATAAGTCTTTTCTCGTCGCGATGGCATTCGAACTACGTCGCGACGTCATATATTGTTTTGGCAATTTATACCGAACAATAATATGCAATTTTTCCAACCAAGTTCTAACTTATTCAAATCTCATACCAACTAACAAATACAGTCCTCTAGTATCCACAAATGTACTTAACTACCTAATTCAACAATAAGCAATTACTTTATAACCTTTAAGCTAACAATCTAATGCATTACTTTCCAAAACATACGCATTTATGTCAAAAACCAACAAGACCTTCAAGATTGTAGCATACATACATAGTCATACTAGATTTAAGTTAATTTACAATCCATATATAATAAATCAAGCTTATACTTTAGTCTTTTGAAACATAAGTGTTTATAAACATAATGTGTACCAAACTtgactcaacctaggtacatgccttaTAACCGATAAAAGAGATTtatacaaacattgttgagtcCAGAGTTCTAACTAGATGCTGAAGTCGATACTCGATATCTCACTTTACAGCTAACCTGGGCACGGAAAACAAAATCATACACTGAACGATAAGCTTAAcagtatttctataattcaagaAGTAAAATACAAGTCAAGACAATTAAAACATTGAATCGACATGCCATCCAACCAAATACCAACATAATAACATAAGGCATCATTTAAGCCATATGATTCATTCTATACatattcaactaaccaatataaAGATACATCAAATTAACATACCATTTCCCGaatcaaatcaattaattcatttcattttatttcaattcTTTAGACTTATAAATTCGATTCTCATACTTTGTCATATTGGcaattcaattcatataacattatCAACCTTTCATTTTAATTATCTACTAACCTGACTCGGACTCGAacagatacacagatccaaccaacacaccaaatttGGCACCTAATGCTTCATTGGATAATCCAAAGTAAATAGATTGCACCTAGCGCACATCGGTATAACCGAAGTGAAAATTGTGTTCAGCACTTATCGTCACGTAGTCGGAGTAACCCGTACTCaatctatcctatggcatgccaactatatccgactctacccaaacagttaatagggtaacaaTTTATCCAATTCATCATTCTTTTCCATTCACATTCCATCATATCAACTCATAGTTCCATTAATCAATTTATTACATAACATAACTTAtttcaacacaattcaatttcaatttcatatttcattgAATTATGTCATTTTCAATTCTATTTAATTTAGTTCTCTATCTCGATAAACAAACATATTTGTACCAATTCAATTCAACTAACCAATCTCAGATTACCTCCATATCTTACCATGTAAAACAATAGAAATATGCAACAATTAAAGTGagttgaattatagaaatacaaaccgaccATTCAAGTTACTCGTCATCGGATCTCGTCTTTCATTTCCCTCTCGACGTTCACGTGTCGTATTTAGCTACCAATTATAATTCGACaatacataatattaaattctAGCTCAAATCATAGTCAATTACAAAGTTAtacatatgttttaatttatttaatttagtctctaaaactaGGACTaacttaattttcaatttaaagctCCAAATCGAAATTCGATTTCACTATTACTCATTAGGGAATTCCTATTTCTTATTTCTAcagttaattttacattttattcactttagtcacTAATGTACCAAACTATCAatttaactttacaatttagttctttttcacatctaagtttaaaatttatcaatttaacacctaaaccttcaagaaatcaataacgaaaacttttaaaactttaataattttataaattggtacatgggttaactaaatcaagctctcatgatttttaaaacataaaaattatatgaaaatggactaaattaaactAACCAATTGAAGATAAAAAGTTTGAAACCTTGGATATGGCGTCAAGATCTTTCTTCTTCTCCAAATTCGGTTGAAAGAGATGACAATCTCTTTCCTTCCACCGAAAAGTAACTTTTATAGttgaattaatttataaattaacttaattaattatgtttcactttaattaataaaattttttacccGTTAAAACTAATAATATCCTACCGTACACTAGTTCTAAATTAAATATGGTTTTATTGATGTTTTAGTCCTCtggttaattgcaatttaagtccttAAGCCATTTACTAATAAAAAATCTATAGCAATGAGACATTATAATTTAGTCTCTGGGTCCTAATTAAATAGAATTTCGGttaaattacttatccaaaatttaattcacctatAAAATAATTCCTTAAATatctatatttaatatttatggactcaatTTACGAAAATAGAGTCTCGAAACTATATTTTTTGAACCCACTAAAAATTGGGTCGTTACATTACCCTTCAAGATGTGGATTCTATATTAttaatacttttttcttttttccatgtAGGACaaattgatggaaaatattgATGCAATTATTAATTatctttacttttttattttttaaattgataggaaataaattactttttttaagaatcaatttactcaatattaaaattaaaatgaatcagAGAAGTTTTTTTACCAAATATTTTTAGCtcattcttattatttatttcttaagaCAATATTTGGATGGATTTTCAAACAATTGAGAGTTAGCattaaaaaaactatattttagaGGAATGTACTATAACTTAATAGAAATGAATTTGTTGTTATCACAACAAAATGGATAAATGAAGGAATGGAAAATATGTCTATTAAGAAAGAATTGTATGAGTTATAGCAATTTcgaatattaatacaaaattcataaaaaaaaaactactacATTTTAACATGTTTTGTCATTATTTTAGTTATCAAttatcatgttttaagtaaaaaaaaaaattgtaaacttattaaatatattttcagtATGAAATACAATACCCTTATACATTGCACAAGTAAAAAcctaatttatttgtatttaattgCTTTAACAATTACCAAACAATCACCAAGATTCTaccaaaaaatcataaattcaccCCACAAATTCCAATTACAACAAAGAAAAATTAATTGCAGCCAAGACTTTCTTTAATTAATCATAGCAGCAGTGCCACCTTACGTTTACATAAAGCAGAAGGCCTCAAAAAGTTCTTAACACACATTGAGAAAAGTTGTAACATGTCGATCACCTACCTTTCATCAAACAGTCCATTCCTTTACAAGAAAAAGGTCAAACCAAATGCTAACTCCATATATACACAAGTTTACAAGTTTGATCAAACTGGACTTATTATATATTCACCAATTCGATAAACGGAGGGATCATAAGGTACCGAATGGAGCCAGTAGCCATGGTTATGGAGAAAGCTTGGAGTTTTGGTTTGGTTCTTTTGTGGTTCAGTACTTTAAGCTGCTATCTGGTTAATGCAGCTGACGATAAAAATGGTGGTTTTGGAGCTTCTTTCATCTTCGGTGATTCTCTGGTGGATGCTGGTAATAATAACTATTTACCAACGTTGTCTAGGGCAAATATTCCACCAAATGGAATTGATTTTAAAGCTTCCGGTGGAAACCCTACTGGCAGATATACCAATGGTAGAACCATTGGTGACATTGTAGGTAAGCTCTGTTAACTCTCTTTATGTCTCGGGTTTTCGTATTATATTTACGGGCTTAACGGATGTTATCCTGGTTAATTAACAGGAGAAGAGTTGGGAGTACCAAATTATGCAGTTCCATATCTTGCTCCAAATTCTACTGGGAAAGCTATACTTTATGGTGTAAATTATGCATCAGGAGGAGGGGGGATTATGAATGCAACTGGAAGAATATTTGTTAATAGACTGGGATTGGATATCCAAATCGATTTCTTCAACAATACAAGAAAGCAATTTGATAAATTGTTGGGTTCATCCAAGGCCAAAGATTATATTTCGAAAAGATCCATTTTCTCAATTACAATTGGAGCAAATGATTTTCTCAACAACTATCTTCTCCCAGTTCTGTCGATTGGAGCAAGGATTTCTGAAACTCCAGATGGTTTCATTGATGACATGATTAATCTCTTGAGTAACCAATTAACAGTATGGACATCTTTGAGCTTAATAACCAATATTGAATTATCATTTCTTAACTAATTACAGCAATGTTTTAACTTGTTAATGGTGGGTTCAGAGACTTTACAAGCTCGATGCTCGGAAGTTTGTCATCGGAAATGTCGGTCCTATCGGGTGCATTCCGTATCAGAAAACCATCAATCAATTGAACGAAAACGAATGTGTGGATTTAGCAAACAAGCTAGCAATGCAGTACAATGGGCGATTAAAGGAGTTACTGACTGAATTGAATGGAAAGCTTAAAGGAGCCATATTTGTTCATGCCAATGTGTACGACTTAGTGATGGAACTCATCACCAATTATGCGAAATACGGTATAAATAATCCCAGGTTGTTGGAATCATATTTTCCCTTCCCCAGATTATTTTCTCAGCATTATGGTTTTTTACATGTAGGTTTTACAACAGCAAGCGAAGCATGTTGTGGAAATGGAGGGCAATATGCAGGGATAATCCCATGCGGACCGACATCAAGTATGTGCAAAGACCGTGACAAGCATGTTTTCTGGGATCCTTATCACCCAAGTGAGGCTGCCAATCTTATAATTGCTCGACAACTTCTCCATGGAAGCACCAAATATATTTCTCCAGTCAATCTTGAACAACTTCGTAATCTTTGATTAATTAGATGTGATTTCTTGTTAATCACAAGTGTTTGTTTAATATTCGAAGAACACACGCAAGTTCCTATACACTTGTTCATCATCCATGTTTAAGTTCAAATGAATTTGAAGATGATTCTGGCAAGTGATATGTAAGTTTCTTTGTTGAGGGTGGATTATCCGCTTTTCACCAAACATTTTATTCACAAAATCACCACACCGACCTTCTTTAATAAATGCAGCTACTTATTTCTCCCACTTACAAACGAACAATTAGCAGGCTTCAACTGTGTCTGCTTTCCTTAGCCACATTTAACATTGATTGGAAGATAATACCCATATTCCACTATGAAATGTCCATGGTCCCACTGGATCTAACTCACcatccatttttattttcatttccttgGGGTCATCTTCCAATATCCATCTTATCATTCAATGGATTGTTTATTATTAGAAGAAATTTGAtacgaaatttgattttttttaaatgtgatgGTTAGAAAAGTTAATTTACtttattaaaattctaaaatataatggtcatttttatatgaaaattttaatacattttaatattttaccgtaattttatcattaacaaatatttattttaaatattttataattttaattcagaaaaataatgttttaaaattatcttGTACGTATCATATAAAGGAATAATATTTTGTACGCTACTAGTGGGATTTTTAGACTCTACAAGAAGGGTTAAAAGATTAACAAGTGTCTTATaagaatatagtaaaatattaaaaaaaataaatacttttaaaaagaGACACATGACAGGCTATTTGTAGAATAAATAAGATGTACACTATTAGTGTACCAAATGCTAACCCTCATTTAAGTACCTAGAGATATGTTTTCTAAATATATTCATGTATATtcgaaaagaaaacaaatattaaatatgtttaatataacatttggtatttaaacttgacactttttcttaatttggtatttaagttttttttgtctaatttagTGCCTAAACTTTTCAAATGTTATATAAATTACtctaataatgttattttttatgatgtAGCAAAAATGATCAACGTATGAACGACATGTGGCAAATGATATGggaattcttttttttaatatttaattaattttagttttatttatttattttaattttttaatttaacataatgaattgattttattttgggtttttaaaactCTTGTTTTCTTCTTTAATATTCGTTCGTTAAACATAGCTCCAAGCATAATTTTTGAGCATGCCTTTCCTCTAACACTGACAATATTTTTGTGGAATTTAGGGTTTTCTgaaaatcaattcatattttaaacttgCAGCACGTCTTAAATTATTTTTGCCATTAATCTTGGCCCTTATAAAAAAGTAAAACTTGAGCACATATTTAGGGAAACAAATTAAACTCCATAGAAATGTAATCATTCCTATCATTAGATTTCATGTTATGTCCATGTTAGTCATACAATAGTTATTTCTATCATCTCATAAAAACTAATATTGTTAGTGTTCAGGGGGGTAATTCGTATTACCATTTGACAAGTTCATGTATCAATTTCGATAAAAAAAGATTGAGCACCACAAAGTAGGATTGGGCAAAAGaaacttaggtaccaaattagcaTAAAATGACAAGTTTAGGCATTGAATTggactagaaaaaaaaaagttggtaTCAAATTAGGGAAAATATCAAGTTTTAGataccaaatgttatattaagcctaaaaataagattaaaatatgtcataaaccCCTGTactctttaaaaatttataattaagtccATGTACTTTCATTTTCAggaatttagtccatttacttttcagatttcaaaattcaagttcaactaTTAACACTGTTagcttttttttgttaaattcaagttcattgcaatttctttttttttaattacaaggCTACCAagtgattattattttttataaattcaaaatgtcacaacaacaaatttaacaaaaaaaaatagcagtgttaacaattggacctaaattttgaaatttaaaaagtatagagattaaattcttgaaaataaaagtacaaatactaaatttcaaatttgcacAAAATATAAAGGCTgatgatatattttaaccaaaataatgCATCATTTCTTAGTACAACACTACAACATAACaaataaaaaaggttaattttgttttcacaatttttttagggtaaactaaatAAATGGTCACTTGACTCTTAAAAGGTTTTCTATTaggtcacttaattttaaaaagttataaaatggtcacccaaattatgattttatttttttagtccaaaaccattaaaatattaatagattAATTCTTGTGTTGACAGTTAACTTTataacatgtattttttttaacctAAAAGTTAAAACTGCACCGTTTATGAAAAGGAAGCAGAAACAATGAGCGAAGAATGGAGATTCCAACAGTGAAAGGCACGTTGAATACTATAACTTTCTCTGGAACGTGAACCAACTTGATCTTCCATGAAACAATGACCACGAAGCTTCCTCCACcgatagcccaaaacagatcctCACTAGGAAATATAACCCTGCAATTTGTaagagtaatttttttttttttttagttttaaaagttttagatgctcaaagaaaacaaaaacagcAAATGCAAGTTGTTGCAGGACATTATATCACCTTCAATTTCCTTTTCCTGGGATTCTGTTAACCTTGCTGCAAACCCAGAAAAGCCATGTTTATAGCTATTAAGCATTGAACTTTTTGCTGCTTCCTTGCTGAGATTCAAATTTCAAAGATATTACAGTCTTGATTCATCCAAAATAAAAAAGGAACAAAGCTTATGTTAttcttttttattgaaatttagtGTAATGTAAATTTATAATACCTTCCAAGCAAGTTGGACAGCATTGGAGCGGATCTGTTAGCAAGGCATTGGAGAAATTTTTCAATTTCAGAAGAAGAGTGTGAAGATCAATTAAAGAAGATGAAGCTAAACGGTGTAGTTTGAAGTGTGgggctaaatttttttaattaattataaaatgacatgaaaattatgtgaaaaaataataaatgactAAAAAATTACATGTCATTCAAATAATTGCCAACTCagcaatttattaatattttaacggttttacactaaaaaataaaatgataaattgactggatattttataatttttttaaactgaATTACCTAACAAACGATTTTTTAATAATCGAGTGGCTTGCCTTTCTTTTTAACTTTatacaaaaatttttttttttcatttcatggTTGTGCTCTCAAAGATATTTTCTTGTGGGTACAAAGATATTGAGATaataaataaactaggataatGTTTACTTATGAAATTAGTTAAAATTAGAAACTGTTGAGGGATTatttattttaggaaaaatttttaaagtgtTGTTCTCCAAGGAACCAATTCAATCCCTTAATAGTGaaaggttttattttcttttgcaaAGAGTTATGTatagtgttgacaccatttttggataaaacggggtcgacttgaattttgaaaataaaacgaaattaggagtcgccaccaatcctttttttgatgaggtgtgatcgggtcacctcgaaaagtggttgtttttaataaacgatttaacttttattaaaacaacgattttggtctacgaaattcagaaaaacgggttcgggagtcggttacgcacgaggaaggattagcacccttgatacgcccaaaattggtacctagctgATTACTTAATGTTTTGGTGTCGAAAATAGAGAactttaaagaatttaaaaatacgatccttctttatgtatgttattttaaaattactcgaataaatcaaaatggaaaaatgccttcttatctcgaagtaacaagatgtcacatctagtaagttaggacacaacacatcgtattttcgagagtaagcttgcctttattttttgtttaaacctcatttatttcaattttaaaaggatattcggttacttagaatcaacgagaaaaatcgaagtccagtaagttagggcacgatttctcgaattttctaaatatagaatattgcctttatttttttgaaattttatgtgtttgaaatttaaaaggatattttgttatttgggtttaacgagaaaatcgagacccaataagttagggtacaatttctcaaattttcaaaatgcaaaatattgccttatttttaaaaaaatatcttgAATAGTTGCGAGTACAACACTTAAAGACATACATTTATTTTGAATAGTCCACGATGCAATGACATGAAATGAGATATGGTAGCACACACGAGACATGCCTCCCCACTGCCCGATGGCCGGAGCCATGCGAGGGCGTCTCCCACCAGCGCGCTGAAGCGCGTTCAGAGGCCAAGGCCCTGGTGCAGGAAAAcgaggagaaaaggaaagctttGGCCCCTCCCCAAACTCGCATCCGGCGACGGCGAAGGGCCGATGACGACGACGGATTCAAGGGGGCCGATTCAGGTaaccttctttttttctcttttttttttgttttttaattactttaaaatagatttgaaataaaagaaaaaaaataataacaaaaactatgaaaaagagaacgaaaagaaCAATTCAAAATCAACCTTTAAAGTTCGGTTTCTGAATTTCGATTCTCTGATATGTGttcgtaaaaaaaattacaaagggCATATCTTGGCTTTTATAGCTCTATTACAACTGTTCGTTTTTATCCTTTTGTTTTTTGCTCTTTATTTCTCTGTATTCTCCTGTTGCTTGCATTCGTTCTTCTCTGCAGGTGTCAGACGACGCCGACGGCGGTGGCAGGGCGCGTGCGAGGGAAGCTGGCAGAGGCTTGCGGCGCACCTAGGGCAGTAGGGGCTAGGGTTTCCTGCTGTTGAAAATTTGTTATGGGCCATTAggtttgggcttagggtttgaaTTTGGGTTGGCATAATTgggtttattttttatgtaaaatggACTATgggtatttttatttgttatttggcCCGGGCGAAATCTGGGCTTTACATATAGTTTATGGAGGGGGTGTCTCGACTGTACGTAGACGTACAACCACTTACTAAGAGGCGACGTGAGCATCTCACCTTTGGTAGAATTCGAACCCTTGACTAACCGAGCAGTTGTTCGGGCACTTAGGTGGAGAACATGTCAAGTGTTGTAGGTCAAGAGGTAAGTGGAAGATCGTTCGTGGGTGTCTTTTAGGTGTCTTCTTGTAGTGCCATGTGTAGCATTGGCGGGTACAAAAAAtcactcttctttttttttttactttatttttaatttttacttccATAATTTATGAAACAACATTGtacttttctttaaaatatttattttaaattatgtcacataaaatttaatattttatttaattgttaaataacaGTTTTAGTATTGGAAGGATTTAATTCTTATAGCATCGATAGTTTAAGAAtgctattaaaatattttaaaatttaaagaccaATTTAGAATCAAGATCATAATTTAAGATGTCTATACGATTAACTCGATTATATTTTATAACTCTAAACTTATAATTATAGTTGGGTGCATGGAGAAAAAATTGGCTTTAATGTGTCCCCAGAAGTGAAATACTTTTCAAGGCTTTAGACATTCTTCCATTTTGTTGCCATCAATTACAATGAATGATTACACATGCGTAACATGTAAAAAATATACAAGAAATCTCTCCATCTTTTTAACTCAAGTGAGAATGAACTCCTCTACATGAAATGGTTTG
Coding sequences within it:
- the LOC121222404 gene encoding GDSL esterase/lipase At2g23540, which codes for MEPVAMVMEKAWSFGLVLLWFSTLSCYLVNAADDKNGGFGASFIFGDSLVDAGNNNYLPTLSRANIPPNGIDFKASGGNPTGRYTNGRTIGDIVGEELGVPNYAVPYLAPNSTGKAILYGVNYASGGGGIMNATGRIFVNRLGLDIQIDFFNNTRKQFDKLLGSSKAKDYISKRSIFSITIGANDFLNNYLLPVLSIGARISETPDGFIDDMINLLSNQLTRLYKLDARKFVIGNVGPIGCIPYQKTINQLNENECVDLANKLAMQYNGRLKELLTELNGKLKGAIFVHANVYDLVMELITNYAKYGFTTASEACCGNGGQYAGIIPCGPTSSMCKDRDKHVFWDPYHPSEAANLIIARQLLHGSTKYISPVNLEQLRNL